TAGACCAGCCGGACTCCATGGCTGTAATCCGCGTATTCCGCGCCATGAAATGTACTGAGTGGTTGAATCGGAACCCCATCCGGTTTTTGCCAGCCATAAATGGCGATCCTTCCCGGACGTTTATTCAATAAATTGGTCAAGACAATGTCCTTTTTGTGTCCGGCTGTCAATTCTCCCAACGCGCAACCTTCTTTATTCCTCTGAGCCTTGATGTCCTGCTGGTGTTGCCAATAATATTCAATGGAGCGCATCCTTGGTCCCGGTTTCATGGTTTGTGGTTTCAATTGACAAGTCGCCTGTTCATAAATGATATCGACCATCCTGGGTGTGGGCAAAATGAAGCCCAGGTCATCGGCAATTTCAATGGCTGTGCTATAATTCAGCGGAATCCTCAGAAAATCTTTGTCACTGCCAATGGCCAGATAATCAGGCATGACCCAGATGATGGCCGTGAGAGTTGCGCCTTCCGGTGTGATGTAGTTAAAACCTACAGGTTTCAATTTTCTCATGAACCCCGGAAGGTTTCCCTGTCTCAGTTCCACCAGTGCCCTGCGTTGCCGTTCGGAGGCCAGCATATCTCTGGTGATCTCAGCGAATTCTGCACCGGTGACAGCATCGTTCGGACGTCTTGAGATTTGAAAGGGAAAGGGACTGGTTGTCGATTTGTTGCCGAAAACAGCAACAATCGTTTGTTCCGCCTGAACGGCAAAGGCTATTAAAACGGCAGTGACAATCAAACACAGGCAACGGAGGATGCATGACATACATTTAACAGGAAGGTCGGAACATTTGCGATTTCCTGCGGAATCGTATTTCCGACGTGGATTGAATACTTCTGCAAGTGGACATTTTTCCCGCTGTAAATAATTTGGTGATGAACTCCTGTGGCCCTCCACGATGTCATCCCCGGGAAAACGGGGATCCAGGAGTGCGCCGATGGATTCCGTGTCAAGCACGGAATGACACCGTGCGATGGTTTGATTCGGTTGCCGTCACCAGAAAATTTAAAGCAACCATTTTTTTTGCAGGAATTCTCACCATATATGCCTGCTTCACAGGCATTGCAAGCGCTCACTTTTACCTCGCTGGTATTCAGTATTTTTCCGAATTTTCCGAAGAAAATCATTGTTTTCATAGTCCTGACTTGTTATGGTTTTTAAAAAATGTGTTCAGTCTACTTTTTTCTTTGAAGGAAATGCCATGAACAAGTGTCTGAAAATAGACAGGGAAAGCGAACTGCCGTGGATTCAGGAATATCTGGATATCATGCCTACAATTCTCGTTGTGTTGAATCGTGATGGCTCAATTCATCTGATCAACAGGGTCGGCTGTCAAATGCTGGGTTATACCGCGCAAGAACTGATTCATCAGAACTGGTTTGAACTGTTTGTTCCGGAAGCCTTCATGGAAGGCGTCCAACAAACTTTCGCCAGTTTGATGGCGGGGAATGTTGAACCAGTCCGCTATTATGAAAATGGAATCCGGACCAAACAGGGCAACGAGGTGATCGTTGGCTGGCATAATGACGTTTTAAGAGATCACCAGGGCAATATCACTGGTCTGATCAGTGTTGGTGAAGACATCACGCTACGCAAGCAGGCAGAATCTCAACTGCTTGAAACCAGGAAAAATCTGGCTGAAGTTCAGACTCTGGCAGGGATGGGAGCATGGGAATTTATCCCAAGCACCAGGGAATTCAAAGGATCTGATGAGTGGTGGAAACTCCATTATCTGGATAAAGACACACTGTCCGTGGAAACTATCATGTCTATGATGCATCCTGAGGACAAAGCCTCTGTGATTCCACGGATAAATGACTTTCTAGGTTCTGAAGGCGACACCATCAATATTGTGTTCAGACATATTCGTGGCGATGGACAAACAATCTGGTTGAGGCTTAAAGGCAAAACAATAAGAGACGAAAATCAGAAAATCATCAAAAAAACCGGCTTTGCTCAGGACATCACTGAACAGCGAAAGGCTCAGGAACAACTGATATCGTTTTTAGAAAATTCTCCGGACGCGATGATCCTGACCAATCATCTCCATGAAATCATGATGTTCAATCGTGCCGCGGAACAATTGTTTGGTTACAAACGGAATGAACTGCAAGGTCTGAGTTATGAAACCATCATTTCTCATGAACTTCAGATTGAGCAACTGGAAGCCATGAGTCCATCAGAGTCCATCCTGTCTGACATATTGTTCCATTCAAAAGATAACAGTTATGAACTCACCGGCATCCGCAAGGACAAAACACGATTTCTTGCTGAAATAACCATCAATTCTTTCGGTACTGCTGAAAACCGTTCGACGGTGTTGGTTGTACGGGATATCGGGCCCTATCATGAATTGGAACAGGCCGTGCTGGAAAATCGCAAGAAATTTGAAAGTATTTTTGATAATGTCGCTGAAGCGATCATCGTGTTTGATTTGAAGAGCCTGCAAATTGAAGACATGAATCAGGCCGCCTTGCAATTATTCCAGATTGCCCCGCTTGAAGACCTGAATCATGCTGCCTTGGGGTTATTCCATGTTTATCAGTTTCCCCGTTCCAGTTCCCGGTCCATCATGGATCTAGTGGCGGAAAAATCGGAAATTCTAAACTTGCAGTTCCACATACAAACAGGGGTCTATCAGCAAGAGCCGATAAAACTGATCATGACCAGGAATAATAAAACCAATTTTATGGTTTCGTTTAAACCGTCTGTCATCAGGATCAGGGGAGTGATAAAAGTGGTTGCCATGATCACCGATCTGACCCAGGTTATGCAGGAAGAGGCCAACCGTCGCAAAAAAGAAGAACTCGCCAGGCAGATGCAGAAACAGGAAACCCTCGGGTTGCTTTCCAGTGGTATCGCGCATGATTTCAACAATGTGCTGATGGGCATCCTCGGCTATTCGGAACTCCTGTCCGGCATGATTAAGGAAGGCACTCCGGAGTTTTCATTTCTGGAGGAAATTCAAAAGGCCGGCCTGCGAGCCGCGGATCTGGTGAGTCAGATTCTGAATTACAGTCGCAGTGATGATGTGGATATAACCGCGATGGATCCCTTGCCGATTTTCAAGGAATCCACAAAAATGATGATGGCCACGTTTTCCAAAAATATAAAAATTGAGATCCGGCATGACAGTCCTGTGTCCATGATCAGGAGCAATCCGACTCAGTTGCAGCAGATTCTGATAAACCTTTGTACCAATGCCGCACACGCCATGGAACAAACAGGCGGGATCCTGCGAATTGAACTGCAAGAACGCCATTGCACCAGGCAAACGACCCCGGCTCTTCCGGAAAATGGCAATTATCTGGTTCTCAAAGTGCAGGATACAGGATGCGGTATCCCGCCTGATGTGATGAAAAATATTTTTGATCCCTTCTTTACAACCAAGCCCCAGGGCAAAGGAACGGGACTTGGCCTTTCGATTGTGCAGAAGATTGTCATGAGGCAGAACGGACTGCTTGAAGTGGAAAGCGAAGTTGGCAAGGGAACACGGTTCACTGTGTTTTTTAGAACCGCTCTTCCGGAAACCGTTTCAACAGTCACTGATGAATTTGTTGATATTTCCGGAAAAGAAAAAATTCTGTTAGTGGATGACGAAATCACTATTATTCAATCGTTGAAGGAGGGCTTGAGCAAGAAAGGCTATGAGGTCATTACGGTTGACAGCAGTGTTGAGGCCATCACACTGTTTGAAAAAAGTCCGTACAGTTTCGATGCGCTTATCACTGATTTTGACATGCCGGTATTGAATGGCCTGGAGTTAAGTCGGAAAATCAAAAGAATCCGCCAGGATATCCCGATCCTGATGATGTCTGGACTGGCGGATACCATGGACATGGAGGAGGTTCAGGCTGCGGGTATCTCGCTGAAACTGTCTAAACCGATCAGCTTTAAAATTCTGTTCGCCAAACTTCGCCAGTTGCTGGATCAGGTATCTTGAGGATGGGGTTGCCGGGTTTGGTCTCAATATGTCATCAACTTAAGTATCCAAAATGGTATTGCGAATCAATTCCCCCTTGGTTTAAGGGAGTAAGGGGGATGTAATTCTGAGGGTTAAATCCCCCAACCCCCTTTGAAAAGGGGGATTTTCTCACAGGTAAGTCCTGATATTGAACCTGATCCCGGGCAGACACACAGGTCTGCCCCTACAGCACAAAACCCTGATCGGGAAACAAATCCAGGACAGGGTTATAGCCAAAAAGAAACATCATCTGTTTTTTTGTGATTCACAGCATTGAAGATGGTAGGCCACAGCATTGTCCTGCGGGCACTCCCTCAGCAAACTCCGGAAAATCGCGATGGCGTTATCCCATTCCTGACGATGAGTCGCTTCTATGCCTTTCCGCATGAGTTGTTTTGATTTCAATTTGTAGTCCCTGATTTCAGGAGGATCCGGGTTGAATATTTCATAAACCCAGATCGGTGCCTTTTTCCCTTTGACACAAACCCAGTCGAGTTCCCTGAACAAAAAAGAGGGCTCACTACGGATCTCCTCAATGACCGGTTCACTCACCACCAGAGAGACTCCATAAATTTTAGTCAAACCTTCCAGCCGGGCGGCAATATTGACGGTGTCGCCGATAACGGTCGAATCCATACGGTCCTTGGAACCTACCGTTCCGACAATGACAGGCCCGCGGTGCACACCAATCCCGATCCTGATGGGGACATAGCCCGATTGTTTGCGGTGAATGTTGTAAGTTTCGAGAACCCTGAACATATCCAGCGCAGACTGAACCGCTCTGAAAACCTCACTTGCGGGCGATCCGGAATCCCGTTCAAAGACGGCCATCACCGCATCGCCGATAAACTTGTCAATGAATCCCCGTTGTTCATGGATCGGCACATTCATACGACGAAAATAGGCATTGAGAAAATTCAGCAGTTCCTGCGGGCTTATTGTTTCAGCAAAGGGCGTGAACGAACGGATATCCGCAAACAGAATACTCATCACATCCATTTCCGCATGTCCAACCTCAATGTTTTCCATGCCATCTCTGGCAATGCGTCCCAGAAATTGTCTGGGAACAAACTTTTTGAAGGTTTCAACCTGCTTTTGCAAGGTGCGATGCATGTTGTATTGTTTCAAGCCTTTTTCCACGGTTAAAACCAGATCCTGCTGATCCCACGGTTTGCTCAGATACCGGAACAGGTCGGCGTTGTTGATGGCATTGACTGCTGATTCCAGAGCGGCCTGGCCGGTGAGCAGGATTTTAACGGCGTCAGGATGGGATTGGTGAAGATCGACCAACAACTGATCTCCGGAAATACCCGGCATGATCTGATCCGAAATCACCATGGCCAAATGATCCTCCGGACGCAGATCCGCCACGATTTCCAGTGCTTCTTCAGCACTTTCCGCAAATTCAAACACATAGCCTGAAATTTTTTTGCGTAGCTGGCTGTCCAGTGAGTTGAGAACCATCTGTTCATCATCCACACACAGAATTATCGCATTCTTGTTCATGTTCGCATCACTCTTCGCAAGTTTGAGGGATTGTGGGAAAGGTTCTTGTTGTCTATGACGTTTTAAGACAAATTCGTAAAGATCTTTTTACCTCAAGAGTTGTAAGTTTTCAGTTATCAGCCTTCAGCTTTTAGTAAGTTATTGAAATTTGAAGTTTTCTGCTCGTGCCCTACGTCCCGTGGGGCCAATGTCATCAACTTAAGCATTCTGAATGGTGCTGTGTTTCAATTCCCCCTTGGTTTAAGGGGGATAGGGGGATGTAATTCTGAGTGTTAAATCCCCCATGCCCCCTTTGTAAAGGGGGATTATCCAGCGAAGAATTTCTAAGTTGACGACATTGCCCGTGGGGCACGTTATCCACCAGGCGAAGCTCTGCTTCGCACCCACCGGAGGTGGGTCATGGAACGGTTACGAACGGGATGTTCGTAACCAGAAGTATTCCCTGTTATTTTTTGAATGTTCCTAAGGGGATGGCGATTGAATACTGACGAGATGCCTGGACTCACTGAGTTTAATGCCACAAGCACGACAAACGATAATATCTTTTTCTGCTTTGGCAGGATCCCCAAGCCGGGTTTCCTGCTGATTCTGCACAAAACAGAACATGGGATATTATTTTTTGATTTTTGACATGATGTCCTGAATTTTTTCTTCAAGCGTGGCAGGACTGAAGGGTTTGACGATGTAGCCATTTACTTTGTGTTTCGCCGCGGCGACAATGTTTTCCTTTACAGCTTCTGCCGTGACCATCAACACCGGGATATCCTGCATTTTGGGGTCAGCCCGGATTGCCTTGAGCAAATCAAGTCCACTCATCTGCGGCATATTCCAATCCGCGACCACAAGGTCAAAATTGGCAGTCTGCATTTTCCCCCAGGCCTCACGGCCATTGGCCGCGGTCGTGATGTGTGAATATTTGAGTTTGAACAACATGCTTGCAATAAGTTTCCGCATATTCTCAATGTCATCCACCACCAGAATATTGATATCTTTGTCGGACACGTTTCCTCCAGATTATGATTAGTTGGTGATCTACAATTTTTCAGATTTCTGAATTCAATTTTCTCTTGTTGCTTCGATCATGATGAGCAGGATTTCATTCGCTTAACAACTGTTCATCATCGCTCTGGATATTTTCCTGGGTCATCAGCATCCGGATGAGTTTGAGTCCCAGCGCATAAACCGCGGGTTGCCTGGCATCAAATTCATGGAACGTATTGCCATTGACCAGCCGTGTTTTAACAGGGGCCCCAAACCGGGATTCCTGTAGCAACTCCCTGGCTCCTACGACAAAAAACTGATTGCTGTAGTCATAGGCGTCAGTGCCCGCGCCATAGGCCATGCTTTTTGATTTTGTCACGACATCCGCGCCGACAATCAGCAGATAATGCTTGTGCGATTGTTGGGTGACCACTTCAATCTGGCAGGCAAGCGTCCATTCCGATTTTGGTAAAATCCGTCGAATCTGTTTTTGTTCTTCCACATGATTCAGCACCAGGCTGATGAGTTTTGACATTTTTTGATAATCGGCCCCCATCTGTTTCTGGACAACGACCACCCAATGTTTGTATTCTTTTGTGGAGGGCGCCAGCCAAGGCGAATCAATGTTGTCTGAGCCCAGATATTTCACACGAAATTTAATACTTTGTTTTGTAGCCATAAGCTATTGCCGTTCAAGTCGTTGAAGATCTTTTTCAGCGTTATTGCCAGCAGCGGAATCGGGGAATCGTTCCAGGAGTTGTTTATAATAATAGCGGGCTTTTTCGGGTTTCCCTTGTTGTTCGGCAATTTGGCCCAGCATATAAATCGCGTCAGGTGTTTTATAACCCTGCGATGTGGGACGGTGTTCATATTGTCGGAGAATTTCCCTGAAAGCTTTTTCTGCGGCCTCCAGTTTTTCCAGTTTGAACCAGGCGTGTCCAATCCAGTACCAGGCGTTGTCACTATCCAGATCATCAGGAAACTGACTGGTGAAATTCTGAAACACCTCAATCGCCTTGTCGTAATCGCGTTGTATGATGGATGCCATGCCTTGATTATACAACCGCTTCACGCCATTGACGCGTTTCAGTTCCCGCGGCGATTCCGGTTCGTTGAGATCAGGGTCCTCGAACGGTTCCTGTTTGGATTCAGGCGCCATGGACATGGAATCATTCAAGGGTTTTGCCAGGATGACAGGCGGTGGAATCTCTTCTGCCGGACGTGTTTTATCGACCACTTCTTTTTTAGGCGGAGGCGGCATGGGTTTGACCAAATCGCCATTCGACACGTTGCCTGCGTTTTGTTTCTGTGCGTTTTGGACCGCCATTTCCTTTCGTTTTTCAGGAAACAACGAATATTCCACGACCGCTGGTCCCTCAGAAGGCGGTGCGGGTTGAACAGGGGCTGATTGTTTCCGCGTTGCTGAGGATTCCATCGTGCTGTTGATTTCCTGAAGCTCTTTTTTCAGCGAATCCACGTTTTTTTCCAGTTTTTGAAGCTGGTCTTCCATGGCTTTTTCCAGAAGCGAAAACGTGGTTTCCCATTGTTTGCGATGATCATCCAGCGTTTGCTGCTGTTCCATCTGTCTTGCCGTTTGTTCAGCGAGTTGCTGGTCTACCTGCTGAACATCATCCCGCAACTGAACATAGTCCACCTGCAATTGTTCCAGCATTTCCTGGTAATGCTTCAAGGCGGTTTCTTCAGGCGTAGGGGTTGGTGCGGTTTGTTCTGCTTTTTGAGCTTCGGGTATGAATGACGAGCACGATGACAGAAGCATCATGCTGATGAAAACCCGGATTATCAGCCTTCTGTAAACATGAACCATATTAACTTTGTGTGTGGTTTTCCTGTTTGTGATGCTTGAGAACGTTTTCCATTTCCCGGGCAAGATGGGGTTGCTGGTTTTTATAATAGGCCTCAATCAGTTTTTGCGCGACTTCATCATACCGGGGATACTCCGGAAAGTACTTAAGCAGATACCGATAACGGTGTATGGCCGAATGGTAAGCTTCATTTTTAAAATAGAAATTCCCAACCAGAAACTCATATTCCGCAAGATCAGCTCTGGACTTGAGCAGATACGCATAGACATCTTTCAGATAAATATTGTTGGGATATAACAAAAAGAACCGCTGATAATCCTGAATCAGCCTTCGATTGGGTTCCATGTCCCTGTCATATTCACGTTCTCTGAAAAAAACGCCTGTAAAGTTTCGTTGATAATTCAAGGAAATCAACTGATGCAGAACGTAAGGTGTGAGATGACTGTTGGGATTGAGCGTCAGAAACATCCGATAACCGCTTTCGGCCTCAATCCAGCGGTTTCTGCGAAAGTTCAAATCACCCATTTTCAAATAAGCCAGGGTTGCCAGTTGTGTCCCGGGATGCTCTTCAGTCACCTTTTTAAATTTGTCTTCCGCTTCCTGATACAATTCATCGTCAAAAGCCATCATACCCGCCTGGTAGATTTCCAGAGCAGGTGTTCTGACAGATTCCTTGGTGTCGCTACAGGCGGATAGCAGAAAAATCAGGCTGGTACAGTAGATGAGACGTTTCAATTGTGTGAAATTGATGGTCATAACAGCTTCAACTGGTTCGTTTTTTATAGCGGACCATCGTAATTTCGTTGCCACGTTCGTTCCAGAAAACCTCATCCATGAAATTCATGATCAGCAAAATACCACGACCACTGACCTTGAACAAATTTTCAGGATCTTTGGGGTCTGGAATGGAAGAATAATCAAAACCACGGCCATCATCCCGAATCACATATTTGACAGAGTTTCTGGTGATTTCAGTATGAATATAAACTTTGCGGGCCTTGTATTGCTCTTCAACTCTCCGGCGTTCGCCTTCCTGCCGGAATTTTTCGAATTTTTCTTTTTTCAACTCGGAAGAAATTTCAAGGTTTCCATGAAACATGGCATTTTCCACGGCTTCTGAAAGAATAATGTTCATGGTGAACAGATCTTCTTCTTCAAGCAGTTGATAGGACGGAAGGTTTCGTGTGATGAAGGAAACAATCTTGTTGATGTATTCAAAATCATTGCCGATTTCCAGGGTGCGGGATTCGAAAACAGAATTTTCGAGGCAGTAAACACTGAACCGGGAATCGTCCATCAAACTTTTAACACGATTGACGCTTTGATTCAGTTCACTGTTTTTGAGAGGTTTGGTTAAAAAATCACAGGCACCAAGATTCAGGCAGGTCAAAATATTATCGGAATCTCCATGGCGGGAGATAATCACAAAGGGAAGATGCGCATTGAGCCGTTTCAATTCCTTGAGAAGTTCAATTCCCCCCATTTTAGGCATGGTCAAGCCGGCATAAACCCCGTCATGATGGCCTTTCTGGTATTTTTCCAGGGCATCGACTCCATCAACAGCCCGTTCGTAAGTATGCTGATTTTCCTCCAGAAATTTCGCCAGGGTATCCAGCACTTCAACATTGTCATCGGCAATCAGGATATGCATGCAACCTCAACATCAACAAATCATCAGAACCACGGAAATTTGAGCAAAAAAGCCACTTTGTCAGCTTTATTCAGACAGTAACGAAAAGCATCGGGGAATACAAGATTTTTATCTCAACCTGAAAACAAGAGAATTTTATGATTAAAATCAATACATCTCTTGAAATTTGCTACGATTTCATCCTATGTTTCATTCAAACAGGAATTTCTTAATGAAAAGGAGTTCTGTGTCAGATAACATCTTTCTTGTCTCAGGATATTTATGAACAAATCTCAATTGATTGAGAAACTCGCAGAAAAAAACAATAACAACCTTCAACTGGCGGATAAAGCGGTCAGGATTTTTTTTGACAACATCAAAGAATCCCTGAACTCTGGCGAACGTGTTGAAATCCGTGGGTTCGGTTCGTTCATCCTCAAAAAATACGAAGGTTATGTGGGCCGAAACCCCAAAACAGGAACCAAAGTTGAGGTGTCTCCCAAAAAACTGCCTGTGTTTCGTACCGGAAAAGACCTGAAGCAACGGGTTAATGAAGTTCGGGGTCCTATCAAGGATTGAACTGATCATTATTTGGGGGCTTCCTCTTCTTCAAACAGCAATGCGGATGTTCTGGGTTCGAAGAGCATCTTGCTGATGCGGATCGCCAGATGCCCATTGAACGCCCCCTGAAATCCCTCAAATTTCGGAATATTGTTGGCCAGCACTTTCAGCGGTTGATCTACGCCCTGATTCAATACCAGGTGATCCCCTACATCCAGATTCAGAAAATGCCGCAACTTGATTTTGGCATGCCCGAGAAACACTCGGAGGTCTGCTTTGGTGTTTAGAACATTTTCTGACAGGCGTGTCAGACTGAGCTGGTCTGTTTCAGAATTTTCTTTCTGGAACGTCGTGTTCAATTTAGAACGTATGGGGTCAAGCATACTGTAAGGAACACAGATGCTGAGCGTCATGGGGGTCTGATGCACTTCCACATCAAACGTTGTCACCACCACCACTTCTGAGTCAGGCACAATATTGGTGAACTGAGGATTGGTTTCAGCCCTGGAAAACTTGACACGCAGAGGGATAAAGGGCTTCCAGGCACTCTGAAGATCTTCCAGTCCACTATGAATGACTTTTGATATCATCCGGAGTTCAATGGTAGAAAAATCCCGTTTGACAGACTGGATGTGCAATTCTCCTGAGCCCCCGAACAGCATGTCAATGAAGGTGTATACCAGTTTTTGCTCCAGCACCATCATCCCTGTGCCTTTGAGCGGAGAAAAATGGAACAGGTTGAGCGATGACGGATAGGAGACTGAATTGAGAAAGTCCTTGAAGTTGACAAGTTCTGTCGCACGGAGTTCCATGTGTATCGGTCGCCGCAGGTGGTTTGACAGCGTTTGCCTGAAAATTCTGGCAAAGCGACTGTAAACCATTTCCAGTGCGGGCATCCGGCCACGAATAATCCGGTTATGACTGGCCAGATCATATTTCACAATACCGTCAGGGGATTCCTGTGGAGGGAGTTTCCGCGCAATGGGTGAGGCCTCAAATTCAGGCTCCTCCACATCCCATTCAGGAATTCCACGTAGCAGTAAATCTACTTCTTTCTGAGTCAATAGCTGTACCAAAACGCCTCCTTTGAAGGAAATTATGAAACTTGGAGTTCTTGTCTATATTGAACGCTCTGACGGTCATGTTCTCATGATCCATCGTCAGAAACACGACGAGCACCTTGGCTTCTGGCTTGCGCCAGGCGGAAAACTTGAACGCAATGAAGCACCTGATGAAACAGCGATCCGTGAGGTGCTGGAAGAAACCGGACTGCATGTTCCGCATCCGAAAATGAAAGCCGTGCTGTCTTTTCCTGATCTGGGTGATTCCCCGTTTGGTGATGAATGGCATGTTTTTGTATTTCATGCCACAGAATTTTCCGGTGAACTGCTGGACGTGTCCGTGGAAGGAACGCTCCACTGGGTGCCCAGACAAAAGCTGATTGAACTGCCCATGTGGGAAGGTGACCGGCTGTTCACGCCCAGAATTTTTGAAAACGATTTTTTTTATGGCAAACTGGTTTATCGTGGACAGACACTGGTTGAAGCCTCTTTCAGCAAGGATTGAGCCTTCCTTTTTTCATGGTATTCAATGTTATTTTTTGTTCCATGTTCCCGTACCCTGAATTCCTGATTCCTTTGTTCAAGACTGGGTTTCCCGAATGAAACCCCTTGAAATAGCATCAATAATTTCCTCAATTTCCTGAAGCACCACTGGCAGATTCGGCTTGGAAAAGCTCATTTCTGGCGCAGGAACGCGATGATGCCTGATGTCAGGTGGTATATGCTTGTGATGGGGAAATGTTGAGGCTAAATCAGGATGATGGGGATGTGGGAAATCATCATACCAATACAATCGGTTTTCCTGGTGATACACTTCATATCCGTAAGCCGTAATCAAACCGGCGTCAAAATCCAGTTCTTCCCGCATTCGCAGGCGTACTCCGTAGGCAAAGTACACCTCGCCTTCCGCTGTTCCTGTGTATGGGCTGTCCGACCAAACCACGATGGTAGAACGTTGCATGGATGAACGATGGAGCAGTTCTGTAATAAACAGACTGTAATCTGCCAGAGAGTTGAGACTCTGATTCTCCATATCAATATACAGGTTGAACACGTAAGGTTTCTATTACGTCGTGTTGTTTGAATTGCTGAGTATAGGATTCTTTCCGTCGTAACCATGTTTCATAAATACCTTTCCAGCGGCTGAAATCCGCACGGGTTTCATCATACTCATCATATCGTTCTAACTGGCCGGACATGAGTGCCGTATA
This genomic interval from SAR324 cluster bacterium contains the following:
- the fliM gene encoding flagellar motor switch protein FliM, encoding MVQLLTQKEVDLLLRGIPEWDVEEPEFEASPIARKLPPQESPDGIVKYDLASHNRIIRGRMPALEMVYSRFARIFRQTLSNHLRRPIHMELRATELVNFKDFLNSVSYPSSLNLFHFSPLKGTGMMVLEQKLVYTFIDMLFGGSGELHIQSVKRDFSTIELRMISKVIHSGLEDLQSAWKPFIPLRVKFSRAETNPQFTNIVPDSEVVVVTTFDVEVHQTPMTLSICVPYSMLDPIRSKLNTTFQKENSETDQLSLTRLSENVLNTKADLRVFLGHAKIKLRHFLNLDVGDHLVLNQGVDQPLKVLANNIPKFEGFQGAFNGHLAIRISKMLFEPRTSALLFEEEEAPK
- a CDS encoding tetratricopeptide repeat protein, which gives rise to MVHVYRRLIIRVFISMMLLSSCSSFIPEAQKAEQTAPTPTPEETALKHYQEMLEQLQVDYVQLRDDVQQVDQQLAEQTARQMEQQQTLDDHRKQWETTFSLLEKAMEDQLQKLEKNVDSLKKELQEINSTMESSATRKQSAPVQPAPPSEGPAVVEYSLFPEKRKEMAVQNAQKQNAGNVSNGDLVKPMPPPPKKEVVDKTRPAEEIPPPVILAKPLNDSMSMAPESKQEPFEDPDLNEPESPRELKRVNGVKRLYNQGMASIIQRDYDKAIEVFQNFTSQFPDDLDSDNAWYWIGHAWFKLEKLEAAEKAFREILRQYEHRPTSQGYKTPDAIYMLGQIAEQQGKPEKARYYYKQLLERFPDSAAGNNAEKDLQRLERQ
- a CDS encoding response regulator, encoding MHILIADDNVEVLDTLAKFLEENQHTYERAVDGVDALEKYQKGHHDGVYAGLTMPKMGGIELLKELKRLNAHLPFVIISRHGDSDNILTCLNLGACDFLTKPLKNSELNQSVNRVKSLMDDSRFSVYCLENSVFESRTLEIGNDFEYINKIVSFITRNLPSYQLLEEEDLFTMNIILSEAVENAMFHGNLEISSELKKEKFEKFRQEGERRRVEEQYKARKVYIHTEITRNSVKYVIRDDGRGFDYSSIPDPKDPENLFKVSGRGILLIMNFMDEVFWNERGNEITMVRYKKRTS
- a CDS encoding response regulator; protein product: MSDKDINILVVDDIENMRKLIASMLFKLKYSHITTAANGREAWGKMQTANFDLVVADWNMPQMSGLDLLKAIRADPKMQDIPVLMVTAEAVKENIVAAAKHKVNGYIVKPFSPATLEEKIQDIMSKIKK
- a CDS encoding integration host factor subunit beta, whose protein sequence is MNKSQLIEKLAEKNNNNLQLADKAVRIFFDNIKESLNSGERVEIRGFGSFILKKYEGYVGRNPKTGTKVEVSPKKLPVFRTGKDLKQRVNEVRGPIKD
- the bamD gene encoding outer membrane protein assembly factor BamD, which encodes MTINFTQLKRLIYCTSLIFLLSACSDTKESVRTPALEIYQAGMMAFDDELYQEAEDKFKKVTEEHPGTQLATLAYLKMGDLNFRRNRWIEAESGYRMFLTLNPNSHLTPYVLHQLISLNYQRNFTGVFFREREYDRDMEPNRRLIQDYQRFFLLYPNNIYLKDVYAYLLKSRADLAEYEFLVGNFYFKNEAYHSAIHRYRYLLKYFPEYPRYDEVAQKLIEAYYKNQQPHLAREMENVLKHHKQENHTQS
- a CDS encoding PAS domain S-box protein gives rise to the protein MNKCLKIDRESELPWIQEYLDIMPTILVVLNRDGSIHLINRVGCQMLGYTAQELIHQNWFELFVPEAFMEGVQQTFASLMAGNVEPVRYYENGIRTKQGNEVIVGWHNDVLRDHQGNITGLISVGEDITLRKQAESQLLETRKNLAEVQTLAGMGAWEFIPSTREFKGSDEWWKLHYLDKDTLSVETIMSMMHPEDKASVIPRINDFLGSEGDTINIVFRHIRGDGQTIWLRLKGKTIRDENQKIIKKTGFAQDITEQRKAQEQLISFLENSPDAMILTNHLHEIMMFNRAAEQLFGYKRNELQGLSYETIISHELQIEQLEAMSPSESILSDILFHSKDNSYELTGIRKDKTRFLAEITINSFGTAENRSTVLVVRDIGPYHELEQAVLENRKKFESIFDNVAEAIIVFDLKSLQIEDMNQAALQLFQIAPLEDLNHAALGLFHVYQFPRSSSRSIMDLVAEKSEILNLQFHIQTGVYQQEPIKLIMTRNNKTNFMVSFKPSVIRIRGVIKVVAMITDLTQVMQEEANRRKKEELARQMQKQETLGLLSSGIAHDFNNVLMGILGYSELLSGMIKEGTPEFSFLEEIQKAGLRAADLVSQILNYSRSDDVDITAMDPLPIFKESTKMMMATFSKNIKIEIRHDSPVSMIRSNPTQLQQILINLCTNAAHAMEQTGGILRIELQERHCTRQTTPALPENGNYLVLKVQDTGCGIPPDVMKNIFDPFFTTKPQGKGTGLGLSIVQKIVMRQNGLLEVESEVGKGTRFTVFFRTALPETVSTVTDEFVDISGKEKILLVDDEITIIQSLKEGLSKKGYEVITVDSSVEAITLFEKSPYSFDALITDFDMPVLNGLELSRKIKRIRQDIPILMMSGLADTMDMEEVQAAGISLKLSKPISFKILFAKLRQLLDQVS
- a CDS encoding response regulator, producing MNKNAIILCVDDEQMVLNSLDSQLRKKISGYVFEFAESAEEALEIVADLRPEDHLAMVISDQIMPGISGDQLLVDLHQSHPDAVKILLTGQAALESAVNAINNADLFRYLSKPWDQQDLVLTVEKGLKQYNMHRTLQKQVETFKKFVPRQFLGRIARDGMENIEVGHAEMDVMSILFADIRSFTPFAETISPQELLNFLNAYFRRMNVPIHEQRGFIDKFIGDAVMAVFERDSGSPASEVFRAVQSALDMFRVLETYNIHRKQSGYVPIRIGIGVHRGPVIVGTVGSKDRMDSTVIGDTVNIAARLEGLTKIYGVSLVVSEPVIEEIRSEPSFLFRELDWVCVKGKKAPIWVYEIFNPDPPEIRDYKLKSKQLMRKGIEATHRQEWDNAIAIFRSLLRECPQDNAVAYHLQCCESQKNR